The following proteins are encoded in a genomic region of Peromyscus maniculatus bairdii isolate BWxNUB_F1_BW_parent chromosome 12, HU_Pman_BW_mat_3.1, whole genome shotgun sequence:
- the Smco1 gene encoding single-pass membrane and coiled-coil domain-containing protein 1 — protein MNHESTTLISLKEAMRRVENKLQALDIQFRELDVTKDNLTQQFEHHGKTLASQAAHDEIWTAVLGLGFTSMELNILYSYVIEVLICLHTRVLQKLPDLVRSLPTLASVLRRQVKNKHVRIVWESVLEEYGLQERDVTALCTFFIAHGNKAEHYAANVRRMYIKDVTFMITNMVKNQALQDGLLRAVQVIEKGKAVRTPEHQRASLKELIPPIKDEPVTQ, from the exons ATGAACCATGAAAGCACAACCCTGATATCCTTGAAGGAAGCAATGAGAAG GGTAGAGAACAAGCTCCAAGCTCTAGACATTCAATTCAGAGAACTAGACGTCACCAAGGATAACCTGACACAGCAATTTGAACACCATGGCAAGACTTTGGCCAGCCAAGCAGCCCACGATGAGATATGGACAGCGGTTCTGGGCCTCGG GTTCACCTCAATGGAACTGAATATTTTATATAGCTATGTCATTGAAGTCCTTATCTGCTTGCACACTCGAGTGCTTCAGAAGCTTCCAGACCTGGTGAGAAGTCTTCCAACTTTAGCCTCCGTCCTTAGACGACAAGTCAAGAACAAGCACGTTAGAATTGTGTGGGAGTCTGTCCTGGAGGAATATGGGCTGCAAGAGAGAGATGTCACAGCACTCTGTACCTTCTTCATTGCCCACGGCAACAAAGCAGAACACTATGCTGCTAATGTAAGGCGGATGTACATCAAAGATGTCACGTTCATGATCACCAACATGGTAAAGAACCAGGCTCTGCAGGACGGTTTGCTGCGAGCTGTTCAGGTCATCGAGAAGGGGAAAGCAGTGAGGACCCCTGAACACCAAAGGGCATCCCTAAAAGAGCTGATACCACCAATCAAAGACGAACCTGTTACCCAATAA